In the genome of bacterium, one region contains:
- a CDS encoding ABC transporter ATP-binding protein produces the protein MSILKLEGLRKEYKTFLGGKKTIAVDNIDLEVQRGEILGFLGPNGAGKTTTIKMICGLVNPTRGQVLIDGDDINKERKKAMGKIGVLLEGSRNIYWRLTPYENLRYFGNVRGMRTKQIKTRIDELLYFFSLDERKNELTQKLSRGMQQKVAISVALVTNPQLLLLDEPVVGLDPHSSKELQERIIKIAKEEGKTIIIATHQMDVAQRICDRIAIINKGKIIVCDTVKNLLNFLEAQHYEFRIKGTLSREAKDKLSKISYLEENIDGTDTQLSINLTHPNLLYEIINILKSENLNIIKISKEDVNLEKLYFQMVPEKDEKFFVTS, from the coding sequence ATGTCTATATTGAAATTAGAGGGATTAAGAAAGGAATATAAAACTTTTCTTGGGGGAAAAAAGACGATAGCTGTTGATAACATAGACTTAGAAGTCCAAAGGGGAGAGATATTAGGTTTCTTAGGACCAAATGGCGCAGGAAAAACTACTACCATAAAAATGATATGCGGCTTAGTAAATCCTACTAGAGGACAAGTGCTAATAGATGGAGATGATATTAACAAAGAGAGGAAAAAGGCTATGGGAAAAATAGGCGTGTTATTGGAAGGTAGTAGAAATATCTACTGGAGATTAACACCATATGAAAATTTAAGATATTTTGGTAATGTTCGGGGGATGAGAACAAAGCAAATAAAGACGAGAATAGATGAATTATTATATTTCTTTTCCCTGGATGAGAGAAAAAATGAACTAACCCAGAAACTTTCAAGGGGAATGCAGCAAAAAGTAGCTATTTCAGTTGCATTAGTTACTAACCCACAATTACTTCTCTTAGATGAACCTGTCGTAGGATTAGACCCTCATTCATCAAAGGAATTACAGGAAAGAATCATAAAAATTGCTAAAGAAGAAGGGAAAACAATAATTATTGCGACGCACCAAATGGATGTGGCTCAAAGGATTTGTGATAGAATAGCTATTATAAATAAAGGCAAAATAATAGTCTGTGATACTGTCAAGAATCTCTTAAACTTCCTTGAAGCTCAACATTATGAGTTTAGAATAAAAGGGACTTTAAGCAGAGAAGCTAAAGATAAATTAAGTAAAATTTCTTATTTAGAAGAGAATATTGACGGAACTGACACACAACTCAGTATAAATCTCACTCATCCCAATCTTCTCTATGAAATTATTAATATCTTAAAATCAGAGAACTTAAATATAATAAAAATTAGTAAGGAGGATGTAAATTTAGAAAAACTCTATTTTCAGATGGTGCCAGAAAAAGATGAGAAATTTTTTGTTACTTCTTAA